The following proteins are co-located in the Gammaproteobacteria bacterium genome:
- the aceE gene encoding pyruvate dehydrogenase (acetyl-transferring), homodimeric type, which produces MSSDFSHDADPLETGEWIESIESVMRTQGPERARYLVDQVMNHMRRGGADMPYGANTAYLNTIPAAQQPAYPGNEALEKRIAAYLRWNAMAMVLQANRESSEYGGHIATYASAATLYEVGFNHFWRGAQGDHRGDMLFIQGHSSPGIYARSFLEGRLDEEQLRGFRREVGGGGLSSYPHPWLMPDYWQFPTVSMGLGPMMAIMQARFTRYMEHRGLIEPTDRRVWCFLGDGEMDEPESMGAIDVPVRENLNNLVFVINCNLQRLDGPVRGNGKIVQELEAIFRGAGWNVLKVLWGSRWDPLLKSDTHGLLQRRMEEAVDGEYQAFKSNNGAYVREHFFGKYPELAEMVANMSDEEIWRLNRGGHDRQKVYSAYEAAVKNTEGPTVILAKTVKGFGMGKAGEGLMTAHQAKKMDLDAIRNFRDRFDIPVPDDQLENVPFCRLPEDSIEAQYLAERRAALSGPLPIRITSSPVIKAPQLDAFETQIKGSGTREISTTMALVRMLTTLLRDKEIGKHLVPIVPDEARTFGMEGLFRQIGIYSSKGQLYTPQDADQLMYYREDKKGQILQEGINEAGAFCSWIAAATSYANHGEAMIPIYLFYSMFGFQRIGDFAWAAGDMQARGFLIGATAGRTTLAGEGLQHQDGHSLLAASTIPNCVAYDPAYAYELAVIVRDGLLRMFEQQENVYYYITCMNENYTHPAMPQGAEEGILRGMYKLRTGGKGRIRVQLFGAGTILRETLAAAELLEAHFDVPADVWSITSFNRLRREGLSAERWNRLHPGEPPRRCWIETQLDGVEGPFIAATDYMKIVSDQVRPWVPGAYVTLGTDGYGRSDGREALRRHFEVDRNSIIVTALKSLADAGSIEYDSVKKAIHRYGIDPDRPNPVGL; this is translated from the coding sequence ATGTCATCGGACTTCAGCCACGATGCCGATCCGCTCGAGACCGGTGAGTGGATCGAGTCGATCGAGTCGGTCATGCGGACGCAGGGTCCGGAACGGGCCAGATACCTGGTCGACCAGGTCATGAACCACATGCGGCGCGGCGGGGCAGATATGCCCTACGGCGCCAACACCGCCTATCTCAATACTATTCCCGCCGCGCAACAGCCGGCCTATCCGGGCAACGAGGCGCTGGAGAAGCGCATTGCGGCCTACCTGCGCTGGAACGCCATGGCGATGGTGCTGCAGGCAAACCGCGAAAGCTCGGAATACGGCGGCCACATCGCGACGTATGCCTCGGCGGCAACGCTGTACGAAGTGGGCTTCAACCATTTTTGGCGTGGCGCACAGGGCGATCATCGCGGCGACATGCTCTTTATCCAGGGTCATTCTTCGCCAGGTATCTATGCCCGGTCGTTTCTCGAGGGGCGGCTGGATGAAGAGCAGTTGCGTGGCTTCCGTCGGGAGGTAGGCGGCGGCGGACTGTCGTCCTACCCGCATCCCTGGCTGATGCCTGATTACTGGCAGTTCCCCACCGTTTCGATGGGCCTGGGTCCGATGATGGCCATCATGCAGGCGCGCTTCACCCGCTACATGGAGCATCGTGGCCTGATCGAGCCAACCGACCGTCGGGTCTGGTGTTTTCTCGGCGACGGGGAGATGGACGAGCCCGAATCGATGGGCGCAATCGATGTGCCGGTACGCGAAAACCTGAACAACCTGGTGTTCGTGATCAACTGCAATTTGCAGCGGCTCGACGGCCCGGTGCGCGGCAACGGCAAGATCGTGCAGGAGCTCGAGGCAATATTTCGCGGGGCCGGCTGGAACGTACTGAAGGTGCTGTGGGGTTCACGCTGGGACCCGTTGTTAAAGAGCGACACTCATGGCCTGCTGCAGCGGCGCATGGAGGAGGCGGTCGACGGCGAGTACCAGGCCTTCAAGTCCAACAACGGGGCCTATGTGCGTGAGCACTTTTTCGGCAAGTATCCCGAGCTTGCCGAAATGGTCGCCAACATGAGCGATGAAGAAATCTGGCGCCTCAACCGCGGCGGGCACGACCGGCAGAAAGTCTATTCTGCCTACGAGGCGGCGGTAAAAAATACCGAAGGGCCGACAGTAATCCTGGCCAAGACCGTCAAGGGCTTTGGCATGGGCAAGGCCGGCGAGGGCCTGATGACGGCGCACCAGGCGAAAAAAATGGACCTGGACGCGATACGCAATTTCCGCGATCGCTTCGATATCCCGGTACCGGACGACCAGCTGGAAAACGTGCCGTTTTGCCGTCTGCCCGAAGACAGCATCGAGGCGCAATACCTCGCCGAGCGACGCGCCGCGTTGAGCGGCCCGCTGCCGATCCGCATCACCAGCTCGCCGGTAATAAAAGCGCCGCAGCTCGACGCCTTCGAAACCCAGATAAAGGGCAGCGGAACGCGCGAAATTTCAACCACCATGGCGCTGGTTCGCATGCTGACCACGCTGCTGCGTGACAAGGAAATCGGCAAGCACCTCGTACCCATCGTGCCGGATGAGGCGCGCACGTTTGGTATGGAGGGCCTGTTCCGCCAGATCGGTATCTATTCATCCAAGGGGCAGCTCTATACGCCACAGGATGCCGACCAGCTGATGTACTACCGTGAGGACAAGAAGGGCCAGATTTTGCAGGAAGGTATCAACGAGGCCGGCGCCTTCTGTTCCTGGATCGCCGCGGCGACTTCGTACGCCAACCACGGCGAAGCGATGATCCCGATCTATCTTTTCTACTCCATGTTCGGTTTCCAGCGCATCGGCGACTTTGCCTGGGCCGCCGGCGACATGCAGGCACGCGGTTTCCTGATCGGCGCAACTGCCGGGCGTACCACGCTGGCCGGTGAAGGATTGCAGCACCAGGACGGCCACAGCCTGCTTGCGGCCTCGACTATTCCCAATTGCGTAGCGTACGACCCGGCTTATGCCTACGAGCTGGCGGTCATCGTGCGTGATGGCCTGCTGCGGATGTTCGAGCAGCAGGAGAATGTTTACTACTACATCACGTGCATGAACGAGAATTACACTCACCCGGCGATGCCGCAGGGGGCCGAGGAGGGCATCCTGCGGGGCATGTATAAGTTGCGCACCGGCGGTAAAGGGCGGATACGCGTGCAGCTGTTCGGCGCCGGGACCATCCTGCGCGAAACACTGGCGGCTGCAGAGTTGCTCGAGGCGCACTTCGATGTTCCGGCGGACGTCTGGAGTATTACCAGTTTCAACCGGCTGCGCCGCGAGGGATTATCAGCCGAGCGCTGGAACCGGCTGCACCCGGGAGAGCCGCCGCGTCGCTGCTGGATCGAAACACAGCTCGACGGGGTCGAGGGACCATTCATAGCGGCAACCGACTACATGAAAATTGTGTCCGATCAGGTTCGTCCGTGGGTGCCGGGTGCATACGTCACGCTGGGTACCGACGGTTATGGTCGCAGCGACGGGCGTGAAGCATTGCGTCGTCACTTCGAGGTTGACCGCAACAGCATCATAGTCACGGCACTCAAGTCGCTGGCCGACGCCGGCAGCATCGAGTACGACTCGGTGAAAAAGGCCATTCACCGCTACGGTATCGACCCGGACCGGCCCAATCCGGTCGGGCTGTAG